Proteins encoded in a region of the Paenibacillus wynnii genome:
- a CDS encoding ABC transporter permease: MSKQAFAFPTSTRLFLRRLISHWQEQSAIIRTAADWTVLLYIIIPGGLLGGRLYYGYWNNELPNWTSVVPFMLMPALLVIVIGTGGMVLLLQEGDLLFLRQRQDWINTIISRGIIYSLAVTSLKIAAVYTLMLPFIIRGYGLTWDAALSLLILTLACSWCVKLLGHIVKVQHQGWRRWLWQVPAVALPCGIYFRVAQLGDTYSMLMWITAALFALATLFSIRYRVRLRGTFMNDVREDYKQRMRIAGLMLRGVLSKPRPTRYKPWVFRKSQPLLSSKLPESRLSATAIKALIRNPAHLKLYLSFTGVSLVAILIAPAFLKWIIFIVLTSLMTYWLFSFWSLFIEDDYIGILPFTKEQKAEAGSRAVPILLMPFAVLCSAVVCFSIYAWWGLVLFIPIGAAAGIMVSRIFGAIRLAR; encoded by the coding sequence ATGAGTAAACAGGCCTTTGCTTTTCCTACATCTACAAGACTGTTTCTACGGCGGCTGATTTCCCACTGGCAAGAGCAATCCGCCATTATCCGCACCGCTGCTGACTGGACGGTTCTGCTCTATATTATTATCCCGGGAGGTCTGCTCGGGGGCCGCCTGTACTACGGATACTGGAACAATGAACTCCCAAACTGGACTTCAGTAGTACCTTTTATGCTAATGCCTGCTTTACTGGTTATCGTGATAGGTACTGGAGGAATGGTGCTTCTGCTGCAGGAGGGCGATTTGCTGTTTTTAAGGCAGCGGCAGGACTGGATCAATACTATTATAAGTCGGGGTATTATTTATAGTCTGGCAGTCACCTCACTCAAAATAGCGGCTGTGTATACACTGATGCTGCCTTTTATTATCCGTGGTTACGGATTGACTTGGGATGCGGCCCTTTCGCTGCTAATCCTAACTCTAGCTTGCAGCTGGTGCGTTAAGCTGCTAGGGCATATTGTGAAAGTGCAGCATCAAGGGTGGCGCCGATGGCTATGGCAAGTTCCGGCAGTTGCCCTGCCCTGCGGCATTTATTTTCGAGTAGCCCAGCTTGGGGATACCTATTCTATGCTTATGTGGATTACTGCCGCACTTTTTGCGCTAGCGACCTTGTTCTCCATTCGATATAGGGTGCGCCTGCGTGGAACCTTCATGAATGATGTTCGAGAAGATTATAAGCAGCGTATGAGAATCGCCGGTTTAATGCTGAGGGGTGTTCTTTCTAAGCCGCGCCCGACACGCTATAAGCCTTGGGTATTCCGTAAATCACAGCCGTTATTGTCCTCCAAGCTTCCGGAGAGCAGACTTTCAGCTACTGCAATCAAAGCACTGATACGTAATCCCGCGCATTTGAAGCTGTACCTATCGTTTACCGGTGTGTCTCTTGTAGCGATCTTAATCGCTCCGGCATTTCTGAAGTGGATAATATTCATCGTCTTGACATCACTGATGACCTATTGGCTCTTCTCCTTCTGGTCCTTATTTATTGAAGATGATTACATCGGGATATTACCTTTCACCAAAGAACAAAAAGCTGAAGCGGGTTCAAGAGCGGTTCCCATTCTGTTGATGCCTTTTGCGGTTCTTTGTTCCGCTGTAGTGTGTTTTTCGATATATGCTTGGTGGGGCTTGGTGCTCTTTATCCCTATCGGTGCGGCTGCCGGAATCATGGTTTCCAGGATATTCGGTGCGATTCGTTTAGCCAGATAG
- a CDS encoding ABC transporter ATP-binding protein — MEEIETDQSIVLDVYIEEAGYEAGDPRISDITFQVRSGELLGLIGPNGAGKSTTIKTVLGLLKHAKAKVKLGGSNKSYAYVPEQPVFYEDLTLWEHLDLAAAAYGLEYAQFQETAERLLKQFGMEPVRNDLPAGFSKGMKQKMMLMLGFLVQPDVYIVDEPFIGLDPRATKDFLRLLEAERKRGAGVLMSTHVLDTAEKICDNFVLISGGKVAASGTLEGIRAYAGLPEASLFDCFDELT, encoded by the coding sequence ATGGAAGAGATAGAAACAGATCAATCCATTGTGCTTGACGTATATATTGAAGAGGCAGGATATGAGGCAGGGGATCCGCGCATATCCGATATTACGTTTCAGGTTCGGAGCGGAGAGCTGCTGGGTTTGATAGGGCCCAATGGTGCCGGCAAAAGCACAACGATCAAGACGGTTCTAGGTTTGCTGAAGCATGCCAAAGCTAAAGTTAAGCTGGGGGGTTCAAATAAGTCTTACGCTTATGTGCCGGAGCAGCCGGTATTCTATGAGGATCTTACGTTGTGGGAGCATCTGGATTTAGCAGCTGCCGCCTACGGACTGGAGTATGCACAATTTCAGGAAACGGCTGAACGGCTGCTGAAGCAGTTCGGCATGGAGCCTGTCCGCAATGATCTTCCGGCGGGATTCTCCAAAGGAATGAAGCAAAAAATGATGCTGATGCTCGGGTTTCTGGTACAGCCTGACGTATATATCGTGGATGAGCCGTTTATTGGGTTGGACCCCCGTGCGACTAAGGACTTTTTGCGGCTGCTGGAGGCTGAGCGTAAGCGTGGCGCAGGTGTATTAATGTCAACACATGTACTGGATACCGCTGAGAAAATATGTGATAATTTCGTGCTTATCTCCGGAGGGAAAGTTGCTGCTTCCGGTACACTGGAGGGTATCCGCGCTTATGCCGGATTACCGGAGGCGTCGCTGTTTGATTGCTTTGACGAATTAACATGA
- a CDS encoding MFS transporter, whose translation MPQAQMDSAVALSSSIEQITKIIGPALGGLLVAGFGISACYLIDSVTYLISAVILLGLPHKGAFKLENRDTTVDKLQKQQSFRHEMEAGLRIIAGMPAVLTGIVMLVSVLLVLQIADSQIVTLFREIPGINGDLLGWCVGASGLGTLFSALLVSKRKGGTRPLIYMGAGAVLMGTVFASAALITYYVQAGILMNVALFGSFLLAGLGAGLAFIPFQSMLQQRTPEAYTGRVFGTVGSLTSAAVILGPVAGGALVTASGPISAFLLSGILTLLLGLALLILRVKIERRDEAATIRKEAVAAS comes from the coding sequence GTGCCTCAAGCACAGATGGACAGTGCCGTTGCGCTCAGCTCTTCAATAGAGCAAATTACCAAAATCATCGGACCCGCACTTGGGGGCTTGCTGGTTGCCGGGTTCGGCATCTCGGCGTGTTATCTTATTGATTCGGTTACCTATCTTATTTCTGCGGTAATCTTGCTGGGACTTCCTCATAAGGGGGCTTTCAAACTGGAAAATCGGGATACAACCGTAGATAAGCTGCAAAAACAACAATCCTTTAGACATGAAATGGAGGCCGGTTTACGTATTATTGCTGGAATGCCGGCAGTGCTTACTGGCATCGTCATGCTGGTATCTGTTCTCCTGGTGCTGCAAATTGCTGATTCCCAGATCGTGACACTCTTTCGTGAAATCCCGGGTATTAACGGTGATCTGCTAGGCTGGTGTGTAGGGGCAAGCGGGTTAGGGACATTGTTCTCGGCATTGCTCGTGAGTAAAAGGAAAGGCGGAACCCGTCCTTTGATCTACATGGGGGCTGGTGCAGTTCTTATGGGTACTGTCTTCGCAAGCGCCGCGCTCATTACCTACTATGTTCAGGCGGGGATCTTAATGAATGTGGCCCTGTTCGGTTCCTTCTTGCTGGCAGGATTGGGTGCCGGCCTAGCCTTTATACCCTTTCAGTCTATGCTGCAGCAGCGGACGCCGGAGGCTTACACAGGCCGTGTATTCGGTACCGTAGGCAGCTTGACGAGTGCGGCGGTTATTCTGGGGCCGGTAGCTGGTGGAGCCTTAGTGACGGCCTCGGGGCCAATATCTGCCTTCCTCCTCTCAGGTATACTGACGCTGTTGCTCGGATTAGCTCTTCTAATTCTTCGTGTTAAAATTGAGAGAAGAGATGAAGCGGCAACTATTCGAAAAGAAGCAGTGGCGGCATCGTAA
- a CDS encoding MarR family winged helix-turn-helix transcriptional regulator produces the protein MIQSYERDTQLTLHLYRVFAKSFKSINEHAVTGSKIEGFNPTAFAVMEVLYYKGPQPIQQIGAKLLLQSGNVTYVIDKLEERGYLQRKPCPSDRRVIFAELTTEGERLMNEMYPKYSERIHLAFSGLSDEEKEQMIILLKKMGLQAEKLSPLPRK, from the coding sequence ATGATACAATCCTATGAACGCGATACTCAATTAACACTGCATTTGTACCGGGTTTTTGCCAAGTCTTTCAAAAGCATCAACGAACATGCTGTTACCGGCAGCAAGATTGAAGGGTTTAATCCTACAGCTTTTGCTGTTATGGAAGTCCTCTATTACAAAGGACCCCAACCTATTCAACAGATTGGCGCCAAGCTTCTGCTGCAAAGCGGAAATGTTACCTATGTAATTGACAAGCTGGAAGAACGCGGGTATCTTCAACGCAAGCCTTGCCCAAGTGACCGCCGTGTAATCTTTGCGGAATTAACTACAGAAGGCGAACGACTGATGAATGAGATGTATCCGAAATATTCGGAGCGCATCCACCTTGCCTTTAGCGGCCTAAGTGATGAAGAGAAGGAACAAATGATCATTCTGCTCAAAAAGATGGGCCTGCAGGCTGAAAAACTCTCTCCGCTTCCACGCAAATAG
- a CDS encoding sensor domain-containing diguanylate cyclase encodes MVSITLQKKNKILNRWVLYLFWLMAGLILIAGLIFHLLASEVANKESEAIFLPTILVSTTAFGISLLLAELALRYIKVNLDFILISLGFVFAIVVMLTFGTRINGLYIALDIPIIISILYFRRSRLWFASVMSLICYFILYSFVETLRQQVMIYDLFTIMGMIMGTSLIGEMILRRGVELIAALERAVRSEVEAFADSIAVENQSKYDHLTGLTNYVTFQDYMVSLIEQHERYGLPLCLAVMDLDNFKNINDTYGHCEGDMVLRETAQLLLAAISSEDVAVRYGGEEFVLILTGKTIDQSLQLLEQIRVQVSQLRLGSIDNHKITVSMGIVQYQRGMGKDDLFRSADALMYEAKRTGKNRIQVLWNGVSGYDQNFS; translated from the coding sequence ATGGTGAGCATAACCCTCCAGAAAAAAAACAAAATTTTGAATAGGTGGGTACTTTATCTCTTTTGGTTGATGGCCGGGCTTATCCTTATTGCCGGGTTAATCTTCCACCTGTTGGCAAGCGAGGTAGCGAATAAGGAATCTGAGGCTATCTTTCTACCTACCATATTAGTTTCAACTACAGCCTTTGGGATATCTTTATTACTTGCTGAATTGGCACTGCGTTATATCAAAGTTAATCTAGATTTCATCCTCATCTCACTTGGATTTGTGTTTGCCATTGTAGTTATGCTCACCTTCGGCACTCGAATTAATGGATTGTACATCGCACTCGACATTCCTATCATCATTTCTATTCTTTATTTTAGACGCTCTAGGCTTTGGTTTGCTTCTGTCATGTCTTTGATTTGTTATTTTATTTTGTATAGCTTTGTAGAAACGTTGCGCCAGCAAGTCATGATTTATGACTTATTTACGATCATGGGTATGATTATGGGTACGAGCCTTATTGGGGAAATGATACTGCGAAGAGGTGTGGAGCTTATAGCTGCTCTGGAACGTGCCGTACGTTCTGAAGTAGAGGCGTTCGCCGATTCAATTGCCGTTGAGAATCAATCGAAATATGATCATTTGACGGGTCTTACCAATTATGTAACTTTCCAAGACTACATGGTCTCTCTTATTGAGCAGCATGAGCGTTACGGGCTTCCTTTATGTCTTGCTGTAATGGATCTTGATAATTTCAAGAACATTAACGATACGTACGGCCATTGTGAGGGAGACATGGTGCTACGTGAGACAGCTCAGCTATTACTTGCTGCAATCTCCAGTGAAGATGTTGCGGTACGCTACGGTGGAGAGGAGTTCGTGCTCATCCTGACAGGGAAAACAATAGATCAAAGCCTTCAACTGCTAGAACAAATTCGAGTACAAGTATCTCAACTGCGTTTGGGCTCTATTGATAATCATAAGATAACAGTAAGTATGGGTATCGTTCAATATCAGAGGGGTATGGGAAAGGATGATCTGTTCAGATCAGCGGACGCTCTGATGTACGAAGCTAAGCGGACGGGTAAGAATCGTATTCAAGTCCTTTGGAATGGAGTGTCGGGTTATGATCAGAATTTTTCTTAA
- a CDS encoding GGDEF domain-containing protein: MIRIFLNTSQKLSDWNRKIRTLYWLVGLLMFLATIGTWPFAIQQHSTIHHLLKYILLQNGILLGILLLAELVYHLDKRWQDYAIISIGSGFAALIQAMAPIDVSGVQIVVVLPILSSVLYFQYRKVLFACFSTLLPYLAIMLFNPSYRFELPMYQKAVGYSLILFITLASLGIVYRGLKIINGEKAALMNEEKHRIQKKVNDEVSSKDALTGLNNHRCFQQRLRAEMDSVRDYPLHLALIDIDNFKQVNDKYGHLTGDTVIRRIGEVLREQSNSNCFAARYGGEEFAVIISGLNSLQTVEWLEGLRTQVEQAVIEELRGHNITISIGCHLLNETEDRDLLFRQADAALYRAKRNGKNQVAW; this comes from the coding sequence ATGATCAGAATTTTTCTTAATACCTCTCAGAAGTTAAGTGATTGGAATCGTAAAATAAGAACGTTATATTGGCTGGTTGGACTATTAATGTTCTTAGCTACTATTGGAACATGGCCTTTCGCCATACAACAACATTCTACGATCCATCACCTATTGAAATACATTTTACTTCAAAATGGCATTCTACTCGGGATTTTATTGCTAGCTGAGCTTGTCTATCATCTCGATAAGCGGTGGCAGGATTATGCAATCATCTCCATCGGTTCCGGATTCGCTGCATTGATTCAAGCGATGGCCCCAATCGATGTCTCGGGCGTCCAAATTGTGGTTGTTCTGCCCATTCTCTCCTCCGTCCTCTACTTTCAATATCGAAAAGTGTTATTCGCATGTTTCAGTACATTGTTGCCATATCTGGCCATTATGCTCTTCAATCCTTCTTACAGGTTTGAGTTGCCCATGTATCAAAAGGCTGTGGGATACAGCTTAATACTATTTATAACACTAGCCAGTCTCGGAATCGTATATCGTGGGCTTAAAATTATAAACGGTGAAAAAGCGGCACTAATGAATGAGGAGAAACACCGTATTCAGAAGAAAGTTAATGATGAAGTCTCAAGCAAAGATGCCCTGACTGGTCTTAACAATCATAGATGCTTCCAACAACGTCTACGCGCAGAAATGGATAGTGTACGGGATTATCCCCTGCACCTGGCCTTAATAGATATCGATAATTTCAAGCAGGTAAACGATAAATATGGACATTTAACAGGTGATACGGTTATTCGAAGAATAGGAGAAGTATTGAGAGAGCAATCGAATAGCAACTGCTTCGCTGCACGCTATGGCGGCGAGGAGTTCGCCGTTATCATTAGTGGACTGAACTCCCTGCAGACCGTGGAATGGCTCGAAGGGCTTCGCACCCAAGTGGAGCAAGCCGTTATTGAGGAGCTCCGCGGCCATAATATCACCATTAGTATTGGCTGCCATCTTTTAAATGAAACTGAGGATCGTGATCTCTTGTTTCGTCAAGCTGATGCAGCACTGTACCGGGCTAAACGTAACGGTAAGAATCAAGTGGCTTGGTAA
- a CDS encoding MDR family MFS transporter, translating into MTSPGAKERNLILIGVLLATFLAAIEGTVTGPAGPAIVGDFQGVQWLSWIFTAYLLAMAITTPIFGKISDLFGRKPVFIGGTIVFLLGSLLCGISQSMEQLIIFRAIQGLGAGALIPMTFTIIGDIYSIQERAKTQGMLSSVWGISSLVGPLLGGYVVDYLSWRWVFVFNLPFGLLSILFISRYLKENKVRRKTKIDIAGALLFASGMGALLFGLTVGGQSLAWSSPLLVMILSASVLLLVVFLRVELKASEPMLPLGLFSIRNIAVSTGANLLVSTLIIGLSTYVPLWVQGVSGKSAALSGLLLAPMSVGWMFGSIAGGRMILRSGSRRTAMLGLAMISIGAVGLTFMSEGSSQIFLLCLMFICGIGFGYVSTVFTIIAQSSVGHELRGSSTALNTFTRSLGQTIGVAIFGSWLNFNIDRLLKNQPGSQVTGDDINKLLNPQEGSSLPSAVRQSLHSALEGGLHLLFIVMAVIALLSLLISWGLRSSVPSLQDSAK; encoded by the coding sequence TTGACGTCACCGGGTGCTAAAGAACGTAATCTTATTTTAATTGGAGTATTATTGGCTACTTTTCTAGCCGCGATTGAAGGAACGGTTACGGGTCCCGCGGGACCTGCGATAGTTGGCGATTTTCAGGGGGTACAGTGGCTTAGCTGGATTTTTACGGCCTATTTGCTGGCTATGGCCATTACAACACCTATATTCGGAAAAATCAGTGACCTCTTCGGCCGCAAACCTGTATTTATCGGCGGTACAATTGTTTTTTTATTGGGATCTTTGCTATGTGGGATTTCACAGAGTATGGAACAACTGATTATTTTCCGTGCGATTCAAGGGCTTGGAGCCGGGGCACTTATTCCTATGACCTTCACCATTATCGGCGATATTTATAGTATCCAGGAGAGGGCTAAGACTCAGGGAATGTTAAGCTCCGTCTGGGGGATTTCTTCACTCGTAGGTCCACTTCTGGGTGGTTATGTGGTCGATTATTTAAGCTGGCGTTGGGTATTTGTATTTAATTTGCCGTTTGGTCTTCTATCCATTCTGTTTATATCCCGCTATCTCAAGGAAAATAAAGTTCGCCGCAAGACAAAAATTGATATTGCAGGCGCATTGCTGTTTGCTTCAGGTATGGGAGCCCTGCTCTTTGGGCTGACCGTCGGGGGACAAAGCCTTGCCTGGTCATCTCCGCTGTTAGTTATGATATTGTCAGCGTCTGTGTTGCTGCTGGTAGTGTTTCTAAGAGTAGAGCTTAAGGCCTCTGAGCCCATGTTGCCGCTGGGATTGTTCTCAATTCGTAATATTGCTGTTTCTACGGGGGCCAATCTGCTTGTTAGCACATTAATTATCGGTCTCTCTACATACGTGCCGCTATGGGTACAGGGTGTATCTGGTAAAAGTGCGGCACTCTCAGGGTTGCTTCTAGCTCCTATGTCTGTGGGCTGGATGTTCGGCTCGATTGCCGGGGGACGCATGATTCTCCGATCCGGCTCCCGAAGAACAGCTATGCTCGGTTTGGCTATGATCTCTATTGGCGCGGTGGGTCTGACTTTTATGTCGGAAGGCTCCTCACAGATTTTCTTGCTGTGTCTCATGTTTATTTGCGGTATAGGTTTTGGGTATGTTTCCACTGTCTTTACCATTATTGCTCAATCCTCAGTCGGGCATGAATTACGGGGTTCATCGACGGCATTAAATACGTTCACAAGGTCTTTGGGACAGACCATCGGGGTCGCCATATTTGGTTCATGGCTGAACTTCAATATAGATAGACTGCTGAAGAATCAGCCTGGATCCCAAGTCACGGGTGATGATATCAACAAGCTCCTTAACCCGCAGGAAGGTAGTAGTCTGCCGTCCGCTGTTAGACAAAGCCTGCATTCGGCCCTGGAGGGTGGGCTTCATTTGCTGTTTATCGTTATGGCCGTTATTGCACTGCTCTCTTTGCTGATTTCCTGGGGATTGCGTAGTTCTGTGCCTTCCTTGCAGGATAGTGCAAAGTAA
- a CDS encoding GNAT family N-acetyltransferase, with translation MSNGYVPVLNGQRLLLRAISLDDAEALFHCWSHPEVSHWLGTPILSSVTETRELIVRLLELAQENESLRFSIVLPEGTVIGSCGFNNWQLEGAYRGELGCELRPEFWGNGYMSEALRLLLKFGFESMGLNRIEVICHPGNARAAKLFTKLGFTQEGILRQYRHTEAGFQDVAMYSLLNTDGWQN, from the coding sequence TTGAGCAATGGCTATGTACCTGTATTGAATGGACAGAGATTATTGCTTAGGGCCATTTCTCTGGATGATGCGGAAGCGTTATTTCACTGTTGGTCTCATCCTGAGGTATCCCATTGGCTGGGGACTCCCATATTGTCTTCGGTTACTGAGACTCGGGAACTGATAGTCAGATTGTTGGAATTGGCGCAGGAGAATGAGAGCCTCCGCTTTAGTATCGTCTTGCCTGAGGGTACAGTAATCGGGAGCTGCGGTTTTAATAACTGGCAGCTTGAGGGTGCTTATCGAGGTGAGCTAGGGTGTGAATTACGGCCTGAGTTTTGGGGTAACGGATACATGAGTGAGGCGCTGAGGCTCTTGCTAAAGTTTGGTTTTGAAAGCATGGGGCTTAATCGGATAGAGGTAATATGCCATCCGGGTAATGCACGTGCAGCAAAGCTGTTTACTAAGCTTGGATTCACGCAGGAGGGAATACTTCGCCAATACCGTCATACGGAAGCGGGCTTTCAGGATGTTGCTATGTATTCGCTATTGAACACGGATGGATGGCAGAATTAA
- a CDS encoding GAF domain-containing protein, with protein sequence MFQAMPYDSTRSERFESVLTQLVALIQDEPNSIANLANASALLKYSLPDTNWAGFYLYDGNELVLGPFQGLPACIRIPLNRGVCGTAASERRTLVVGDVHAFPGHIACDAASNSEIVVPLIKDDRLLGVLDIDSPIKHRFDDEERRFLERFAAIIAEVI encoded by the coding sequence ATGTTTCAGGCTATGCCTTATGATAGTACACGCAGCGAGCGGTTTGAATCGGTTCTAACCCAGCTGGTGGCACTTATTCAAGATGAACCCAATTCCATAGCCAATCTGGCTAATGCTTCGGCCCTTCTCAAATACTCTTTACCGGATACAAATTGGGCCGGCTTCTATTTATACGATGGCAACGAGCTCGTGCTTGGACCGTTCCAAGGACTTCCTGCCTGTATCCGTATACCACTGAACCGCGGTGTGTGTGGAACAGCAGCCTCTGAACGGCGTACGCTTGTGGTAGGAGATGTTCATGCATTCCCAGGTCATATTGCTTGTGATGCTGCATCTAACAGTGAGATTGTTGTGCCTTTAATTAAGGACGATCGCCTCTTAGGTGTACTGGATATTGACAGTCCAATTAAGCACCGCTTCGATGATGAGGAGCGTCGTTTCCTGGAGCGTTTTGCCGCCATTATTGCGGAGGTTATTTAA
- a CDS encoding IS110 family transposase: MEFKQRNKQNQQIERITPKHVVIGVDIAKEIHVARAVNYRGIEIGKPLKFADSKEGFIRFQQWLEHLQSTHRLNNVLVGMEPTGHYWFHLADWLLAESIDVVLVNPATTKRNKENRDNSPSKSDMKDALVIADVVSRGYYTDLPRTPEVFQRLRVSMNYREICMKDLVIIKNRITRWLDVSFPEYTTVFKDWTVPRSLATLQAFPLPRDIKNLDSEKMIAGWKPFMKRVGGSRALQKAAELLAAARRSVGRTTCQEEERRQLANLVADYLRLEQRIGEMQKELIKLLEEIPELTQRLRSIQGLGTICIAALLAGTGNLKTYTHGNQILSQAGLNLAEKSSGKYQGQVKITGRGRPQLRKHLYLGVISLVSQNPAFRAWHEHNVKQKKMKPMASIFKLIGKLCRIIVGLVRQERSFDPKVANPAPLAA; this comes from the coding sequence ATGGAGTTTAAACAAAGAAATAAACAAAATCAACAGATCGAAAGGATTACACCTAAACACGTGGTCATCGGTGTAGATATTGCTAAAGAAATTCATGTGGCTCGAGCTGTCAATTATCGTGGAATCGAAATAGGGAAACCTTTGAAGTTTGCTGACTCCAAGGAAGGCTTTATCCGGTTCCAGCAGTGGCTGGAGCACCTTCAATCCACTCATCGTCTAAACAATGTCTTGGTTGGAATGGAGCCTACGGGACACTACTGGTTCCACCTGGCGGATTGGCTTCTTGCGGAGTCCATTGATGTCGTATTGGTCAACCCGGCAACGACCAAGCGTAATAAAGAAAATCGGGATAACTCTCCCTCCAAAAGTGATATGAAAGACGCTTTAGTGATCGCCGATGTGGTCTCCCGAGGGTACTATACCGATTTGCCGCGAACGCCCGAAGTCTTCCAACGTTTACGTGTATCCATGAATTATCGGGAAATTTGTATGAAAGACCTAGTCATCATCAAAAACCGTATTACACGCTGGCTGGATGTGAGTTTTCCGGAGTACACCACCGTGTTTAAAGATTGGACCGTACCCCGTTCGCTAGCTACCCTGCAAGCCTTCCCTCTGCCAAGGGATATCAAGAATCTGGACTCGGAGAAGATGATTGCAGGCTGGAAGCCTTTTATGAAGCGAGTGGGTGGTTCCCGCGCCCTGCAAAAGGCGGCGGAGCTGCTGGCAGCTGCACGTCGCTCTGTAGGGCGTACGACGTGTCAGGAAGAAGAACGGCGCCAACTTGCGAATCTAGTAGCCGATTATCTTCGGCTAGAACAGCGGATAGGAGAGATGCAAAAGGAACTGATCAAACTACTGGAGGAGATTCCTGAATTGACCCAACGGCTCCGTTCGATTCAAGGTCTAGGCACGATTTGTATTGCGGCCTTATTGGCGGGAACGGGAAATCTGAAAACCTATACCCATGGTAACCAAATTCTTTCTCAGGCCGGTCTAAATTTGGCAGAGAAGAGTTCTGGTAAATACCAGGGCCAAGTCAAGATCACTGGACGAGGAAGGCCCCAACTACGTAAACACCTCTACCTGGGTGTCATCTCTCTAGTCTCCCAAAACCCTGCCTTTCGGGCTTGGCATGAGCATAATGTGAAACAAAAGAAGATGAAGCCCATGGCTTCCATTTTCAAGTTAATCGGAAAGCTCTGCCGCATCATTGTAGGTCTAGTCCGACAGGAGCGTTCCTTTGATCCAAAGGTCGCTAACCCCGCCCCACTGGCAGCTTAA